A portion of the Bacillus horti genome contains these proteins:
- the remB gene encoding extracellular matrix regulator RemB produces the protein MYVHLGGDTVIRSADMITILDYNHIEQGKAMESFLTSFAQQKKLLWISEQTMTKSIVVTDQYVYGSPISSLTLLKRTTEETYR, from the coding sequence ATGTATGTACATTTAGGTGGAGACACTGTCATTCGCTCAGCGGATATGATTACAATCTTAGATTACAACCATATAGAGCAGGGCAAGGCTATGGAATCGTTTTTGACTTCCTTTGCTCAGCAAAAAAAACTGCTTTGGATTTCGGAGCAGACTATGACCAAGTCCATTGTGGTCACAGATCAGTATGTTTACGGTTCACCGATCTCTTCTCTGACTTTATTAAAGAGAACGACGGAAGAGACGTATCGCTAG
- the recF gene encoding DNA replication/repair protein RecF (All proteins in this family for which functions are known are DNA-binding proteins that assist the filamentation of RecA onto DNA for the initiation of recombination or recombinational repair.) gives MYVKKLALKQYRNYEQLELSFDANVHLFIGDNAQGKTNILEALYVLAFAKSHRTSKDREWITWDQDFAKIEGVIEKKYGPVHLELLISAKGKKAKVNHLEQRKLSEYVGVLNVVMFAPEDLEIVKGSPQIRRRFLDMELGQISPSYLHALAQYHKLLSQRNALLKQWEKRKENRPVIEVFTEQMLAYAAKILLKRTGFIKNLQEWSSAIHQSITSGKEQLELRYVYSTPMDEGMKEQEIIEVLRQKFDKIREQEESRGTTLFGPHRDDLQFFINGMNVQTFGSQGQQRTTALSTKLAEIELIHSEIGEYPILLLDDVLSELDDHRRSHLLETIQGKIQTFVTNTSLEGLDQQIVNEATIYKVQQGKISPMKEG, from the coding sequence GTGTATGTGAAGAAGCTCGCCTTAAAGCAATATCGAAATTATGAGCAGCTTGAATTATCCTTTGATGCGAATGTTCATCTATTTATCGGGGATAATGCCCAGGGTAAAACAAATATCCTTGAAGCGTTATATGTTCTTGCGTTCGCCAAGTCCCATCGTACCTCTAAGGATAGAGAATGGATTACATGGGATCAGGATTTTGCTAAAATAGAAGGGGTCATTGAAAAAAAATACGGTCCTGTGCACTTAGAGCTTCTCATATCAGCAAAAGGAAAAAAAGCAAAGGTGAATCATTTAGAGCAGCGTAAGCTCAGTGAATATGTAGGGGTTCTAAATGTGGTAATGTTTGCTCCTGAGGATTTGGAGATCGTGAAGGGCAGTCCTCAAATACGCCGACGCTTTCTAGATATGGAATTGGGACAGATTAGTCCGTCCTATCTTCATGCTCTTGCCCAATATCATAAGCTCCTTTCCCAGCGAAACGCTTTATTAAAGCAATGGGAAAAAAGGAAAGAGAATAGACCTGTAATCGAAGTTTTTACAGAGCAAATGCTAGCCTATGCGGCAAAGATTTTACTTAAACGAACAGGCTTCATTAAGAATTTACAAGAGTGGTCTAGTGCGATTCATCAGAGCATAACATCGGGTAAGGAGCAGCTTGAGCTGCGTTACGTTTATTCCACGCCGATGGATGAAGGGATGAAGGAGCAGGAAATCATAGAGGTTCTACGTCAAAAGTTTGATAAAATAAGAGAGCAGGAGGAATCACGGGGAACGACTTTGTTTGGTCCTCATCGTGATGACCTGCAATTTTTTATCAATGGAATGAACGTACAAACCTTTGGATCACAGGGACAGCAGCGTACAACAGCTCTATCGACCAAGCTAGCTGAAATCGAATTAATTCATTCAGAAATAGGAGAATATCCGATTCTTCTGTTGGATGATGTGTTGTCTGAGCTAGATGATCACAGGCGCTCCCATCTATTAGAAACGATACAGGGCAAAATCCAGACGTTTGTCACGAATACAAGTCTAGAGGGCTTAGATCAACAGATCGTCAATGAGGCGACGATTTATAAGGTACAGCAAGGAAAAATAAGCCCGATGAAGGAAGGATAA
- the yaaA gene encoding S4 domain-containing protein YaaA — protein MIKKIGITPPVITLGQFLKHTGIIDTGGQAKWFLQENIVFVNGEEENRRGRKLALGDQIDIPEVGQFEIVEES, from the coding sequence ATGATAAAAAAGATTGGGATTACACCTCCTGTGATCACCTTAGGTCAGTTTTTAAAGCATACAGGGATCATTGATACGGGCGGTCAAGCAAAATGGTTTCTACAGGAGAATATCGTGTTTGTCAATGGAGAGGAAGAGAACCGGAGAGGGCGTAAGCTCGCACTGGGAGATCAGATTGATATCCCTGAAGTCGGCCAATTTGAAATTGTAGAAGAGAGCTAG
- the dnaN gene encoding DNA polymerase III subunit beta: MQIVIQRDYLAQAVGQVSKAVSSRTTIPILTGIKVAATSEEVIFTGSDADISIQASVPVEVEGKEIVKVVKLGTIVLPSKYVTEIVKKLPEPLVEIEVQDNNVTLIRSGSAEFNLNGLNADEYPKLPQIDDEKLLSLSSDLFKSMIRQTSFAVSTQESRPILTGVLWNLEQSELSFVATDSHRVALRKVHVDATEELEIKNVVIPAKSLNELNRILHDEDEVIEIVVSDNQILVKADHILFYSRLLEGTYPDTSRIIPQSSKSQVTVETKQLLQAIERASLLAKDMKHVVKLSTIAGDRIQISSNTPEVGKVVEHIHAQEISGEEVQISFNSRYMIEALKAIDHPEIQIGFTGAMSPFIIRPTENDRILHLVLPVRTY, from the coding sequence ATGCAAATTGTTATTCAACGTGATTATTTAGCTCAAGCGGTTGGACAAGTCTCTAAAGCCGTTTCATCTAGAACTACGATACCCATTCTAACAGGGATTAAAGTAGCGGCTACCTCAGAGGAAGTCATTTTTACAGGAAGTGATGCTGATATATCTATTCAAGCTTCTGTACCTGTAGAAGTAGAAGGTAAAGAAATTGTAAAAGTGGTTAAACTAGGTACTATTGTTCTTCCGTCTAAATATGTGACGGAAATTGTGAAAAAGCTACCAGAGCCCCTTGTAGAAATTGAAGTACAAGACAATAACGTAACCCTGATTCGATCAGGAAGTGCTGAATTCAACCTGAACGGCTTAAACGCAGACGAGTATCCCAAGCTCCCACAAATTGATGATGAAAAGCTATTAAGCCTTTCTAGTGATTTGTTTAAAAGCATGATTCGTCAAACCTCGTTCGCTGTATCCACCCAAGAATCTCGTCCGATCTTAACGGGAGTTCTATGGAACCTAGAGCAAAGTGAACTGAGCTTCGTCGCTACAGATAGCCATCGAGTAGCTCTACGAAAGGTTCATGTGGACGCTACTGAAGAATTAGAAATCAAAAATGTGGTCATTCCAGCCAAAAGCTTAAATGAGCTAAATCGTATTTTACATGATGAGGATGAAGTCATTGAGATTGTGGTCAGTGACAATCAGATTTTGGTTAAGGCGGATCATATTTTATTCTATTCTCGTCTATTAGAAGGAACTTACCCGGATACATCTAGAATTATTCCTCAATCTAGTAAATCACAGGTAACTGTTGAAACGAAGCAGCTGTTACAGGCCATTGAGCGTGCCTCCTTGCTAGCAAAGGACATGAAGCATGTGGTCAAGCTATCGACGATTGCTGGAGATCGTATTCAAATTTCATCAAACACACCAGAGGTTGGGAAAGTGGTTGAACACATCCACGCTCAAGAGATATCAGGGGAAGAAGTTCAAATTTCCTTTAATTCTAGATATATGATTGAGGCCCTAAAAGCGATTGACCATCCAGAAATTCAGATTGGCTTTACTGGAGCGATGAGTCCATTTATCATTCGCCCAACAGAGAATGATCGTATTTTACATCTTGTCCTCCCTGTGAGAACGTATTAA